In one window of Tellurirhabdus rosea DNA:
- a CDS encoding tetratricopeptide repeat protein, whose amino-acid sequence MKLSPRNLAVILSCCALPFSLQAQRTLSYTEPDRHYRNGIEWFEKNNYAAAREEFQQYLTSRRSVLNTGDLNAVNAEYYLALSGLYMDLPGAEVQVDRFVKTNTTHPKAAQLFGDLGEYYFYKGDVDKAITFLEKAVRQNQNYARAAQNKYLLAMAYYGKQDFRQALPLLNQIKQDTGLDQAPAASYYAGVINFRNGNFAEALSDFRRVEKNPAYQNDVPNWIVQSLYKTGRYDELLTYAEPLLARNRANAAQLADVALFTGEVYYNKGQFAKAIPYYRQYSNTKGRSVPPPIQFRLGDALYKTGDYAGAINSLKNISAGKDTVAQYAAYRLGVSYLQTNNPNYALNAFDQAARLTFNKPIQEESAFNHAKVQLDLNNGAEAARELTDFLKKYPNSSYENEANELIGEAYFASNNFPAAISYIEGLRRRTPKINASYQRVTYNQAVNDFNAERYDAAITNFDKSLRNPVDADLRNSAQFWKGESFSAQQKYNDAIPLYNQVIKAGNGELATKSLYALGYAYYNQKDYSRAGTYFRDYISRAGRGGDPQTVEDATVRVADSYFASKNYNEAIRYYDQAIAQGRIDRDYATYQKGLILGFMDRVTEAKNLFEQVVTRYPTSRYVDDALFQMANVDFEKSSYQSAIRGFTRLINEKPKSYLIPQALLKRATAYGNLQTYEPAVQDYKRILDQYGNSPAAASALIGLQNALSDAGRGEEFGSVVRDYKKQNPGSSDLQKVEFENAKGLYFNEKYAQAVQALTAFIDDNAGSPLIYEARYYLADSYFRSNDPTNALRFYYQVISDNKTDFVSRAAARAADLERGQKNYPKAVQNYRIVQAQAASKADQVTATLGLMDTYFAMGRYDSTQVYAREVLQLGNTVPGATNRGQLMLGKAAYQKGEYPRALEEFEKTIRLAKDDNGAEANYWIGDIQYKNKKHKESIQTLLRFNADFAEQEYWKGKGFILVADNNVALNELTQAKAVLNSIIENSTLPEIVQEAKQKLAALEERK is encoded by the coding sequence ATGAAATTGTCTCCCCGCAATCTTGCGGTAATTTTATCCTGCTGCGCGTTACCCTTTTCGCTGCAGGCTCAGCGCACCCTGAGTTATACGGAACCTGACCGCCATTACCGGAATGGCATCGAATGGTTTGAAAAAAATAATTATGCTGCGGCCCGGGAAGAGTTTCAGCAGTACCTCACCTCGCGGCGCAGCGTTCTGAATACCGGCGACCTCAACGCCGTGAACGCGGAGTACTACCTGGCGCTTTCGGGCCTGTACATGGATCTGCCCGGCGCGGAGGTGCAGGTGGATCGTTTTGTCAAAACGAATACGACCCATCCCAAAGCGGCCCAGTTGTTCGGGGATCTGGGAGAATACTACTTCTATAAAGGAGACGTCGACAAGGCCATTACGTTTCTGGAAAAGGCGGTCCGGCAGAACCAGAATTACGCCCGGGCCGCGCAGAACAAATACCTGCTGGCGATGGCCTACTACGGCAAGCAGGATTTCCGGCAGGCGTTGCCGCTGCTGAACCAGATCAAACAGGATACCGGTCTCGACCAGGCTCCGGCGGCTTCCTACTATGCGGGGGTGATCAATTTCCGGAACGGCAACTTCGCCGAGGCGCTGTCGGACTTCCGGCGCGTGGAAAAGAATCCGGCGTATCAGAACGATGTGCCAAACTGGATTGTGCAGTCCCTGTACAAAACCGGGCGGTACGACGAACTGCTGACCTATGCCGAGCCGTTGCTGGCCCGCAACCGGGCCAATGCGGCGCAGTTGGCCGATGTGGCCCTTTTTACGGGCGAAGTGTATTACAACAAAGGACAGTTTGCCAAGGCGATACCGTACTACCGCCAATATTCGAATACCAAAGGCCGGAGCGTTCCGCCGCCCATCCAGTTTCGCCTGGGGGATGCGCTCTATAAAACCGGGGATTATGCCGGGGCCATCAATTCCCTGAAGAACATCTCGGCGGGGAAGGATACGGTGGCGCAGTATGCCGCCTATCGGCTCGGGGTCAGTTACCTGCAGACCAACAACCCGAATTATGCCCTGAATGCGTTTGATCAGGCCGCGCGGCTGACCTTCAACAAACCGATTCAGGAAGAATCCGCCTTTAACCACGCCAAGGTTCAGCTGGACCTGAACAATGGGGCCGAGGCGGCCCGCGAACTGACGGACTTCCTGAAGAAGTATCCCAACAGTTCCTACGAAAACGAAGCCAACGAACTGATCGGGGAGGCGTACTTTGCGTCGAACAACTTCCCGGCGGCAATCTCCTACATTGAAGGACTGCGCCGGCGGACGCCTAAAATCAACGCCTCCTACCAGCGGGTCACGTATAACCAGGCCGTTAACGATTTCAATGCGGAGCGGTACGACGCGGCCATCACCAATTTTGACAAATCCCTCAGGAATCCGGTCGACGCGGACCTGCGCAACAGCGCCCAGTTCTGGAAGGGAGAATCGTTTTCGGCCCAACAGAAGTATAATGACGCCATTCCGCTCTATAATCAGGTCATCAAGGCGGGAAACGGAGAACTGGCCACCAAAAGCCTGTATGCTCTCGGATACGCGTACTATAACCAGAAAGATTACAGCCGGGCGGGTACGTACTTCCGCGATTACATCAGCCGGGCCGGTCGCGGCGGAGATCCGCAGACCGTCGAGGACGCGACGGTCCGGGTAGCGGATAGTTACTTCGCCTCCAAGAATTACAACGAAGCCATTCGGTACTACGACCAGGCCATCGCCCAGGGGCGCATTGACCGGGATTATGCCACCTATCAGAAAGGACTCATTCTTGGGTTTATGGATCGGGTTACCGAAGCGAAGAACCTCTTCGAGCAGGTCGTCACCCGGTACCCGACCTCCCGGTACGTGGACGACGCGCTTTTCCAGATGGCGAACGTCGATTTCGAGAAGAGTTCGTACCAGTCGGCAATCCGCGGCTTCACGCGGCTGATCAACGAAAAGCCCAAAAGTTACCTCATTCCCCAGGCGCTTCTGAAGCGGGCTACCGCCTACGGAAATCTCCAGACCTACGAACCGGCGGTTCAGGATTACAAGCGGATTCTGGATCAGTACGGCAACAGTCCGGCCGCGGCGAGTGCGCTCATCGGGTTGCAGAACGCTCTGAGCGATGCGGGCAGAGGCGAAGAATTCGGGAGCGTTGTCCGGGATTACAAGAAACAGAACCCGGGCAGCTCAGATTTACAAAAGGTTGAGTTTGAGAATGCTAAAGGTCTGTACTTCAATGAGAAATACGCTCAGGCTGTGCAGGCGCTTACGGCCTTTATCGATGATAATGCCGGTAGTCCGCTGATTTACGAAGCGCGGTATTACCTGGCGGATTCGTATTTCCGGTCCAACGACCCGACCAATGCCCTGCGGTTTTATTACCAGGTCATCAGCGACAACAAAACGGATTTTGTCAGCCGTGCCGCCGCCCGCGCCGCCGACCTGGAAAGAGGGCAGAAGAACTATCCGAAGGCCGTCCAGAACTACCGAATTGTGCAGGCGCAGGCCGCCAGCAAGGCCGATCAGGTAACCGCCACGCTCGGCCTGATGGATACCTATTTTGCGATGGGGCGATACGACAGTACGCAGGTGTATGCCCGTGAGGTGCTTCAACTGGGGAACACGGTTCCGGGGGCTACCAACCGGGGTCAGCTCATGCTCGGCAAAGCCGCCTACCAGAAAGGAGAATATCCCCGGGCGCTGGAGGAGTTTGAGAAGACGATCCGTCTGGCCAAGGATGACAACGGGGCGGAAGCCAATTACTGGATCGGAGACATTCAGTACAAGAATAAAAAGCACAAAGAGTCGATCCAGACCCTGCTTCGTTTCAACGCCGATTTTGCGGAACAGGAATACTGGAAAGGCAAAGGCTTTATTCTGGTGGCGGACAATAACGTAGCGCTGAATGAACTGACCCAGGCTAAAGCCGTTCTGAATTCGATCATTGAAAATTCAACCTTACCCGAAATCGTTCAGGAAGCCAAGCAGAAACTGGCCGCTCTGGAAGAAAGAAAATAG
- the trmB gene encoding tRNA (guanosine(46)-N7)-methyltransferase TrmB, with protein sequence MRFEQNRMSPNVIEFGKPLFETVRGRWRTEVFKNENPVVLELACGKGEYTVGLGRHYRNINFIGIDRKGDRLARGSQSALAEGLDNVAFLRCDILQLEDFFGPGEVDEIWITFPDPQPKQKKEKKRLTNLRFLQIYSNILNESGILHLKTDNTDFFEYSLEMLPTAGFKKLEATFDLYSTELASIHLGIKTKYEEIFSSQGHSIKYLQFQK encoded by the coding sequence ATGCGGTTCGAGCAGAACCGGATGAGTCCTAATGTCATAGAGTTTGGGAAACCTTTGTTTGAAACGGTCAGGGGCCGGTGGAGGACCGAGGTATTTAAAAATGAAAACCCCGTAGTGCTTGAACTGGCTTGCGGAAAAGGGGAGTATACCGTTGGATTGGGTCGGCATTACCGAAACATCAATTTCATCGGGATCGACCGGAAAGGGGATCGTCTTGCCCGGGGAAGCCAGAGTGCTCTGGCGGAGGGCCTGGACAATGTGGCATTTCTGCGCTGCGATATTCTGCAACTGGAAGACTTCTTCGGTCCCGGCGAAGTGGATGAGATCTGGATTACGTTTCCCGACCCGCAACCGAAGCAGAAGAAAGAGAAAAAGCGGTTAACCAATCTAAGATTTCTTCAGATCTACAGCAACATCCTCAACGAATCGGGAATCCTCCATCTGAAGACCGACAACACTGATTTTTTTGAATACAGTCTGGAAATGTTGCCGACCGCCGGTTTCAAGAAGCTGGAGGCTACTTTTGACCTTTATTCGACCGAACTGGCTTCCATTCATCTGGGAATCAAAACCAAGTATGAGGAAATCTTTTCCTCCCAGGGGCATTCCATCAAGTACCTCCAGTTCCAGAAATAA
- a CDS encoding TonB-dependent receptor, with product MPSEVRAQQPGRPTPPRQGEIDNQEITIEKNRKIELPAANRVFNKIPSLKANPDQKKVTYEFTDRPLAVGDPRLSPVALPVQSGKAENTPLFNNYVKLGAGNYGSFLGEAFGSTAVSENIMVDGSFRHLSSSIGPVDGKNSATSENRLKLNGAYLTNSAQITANLGYDRDAFYFYGYRRPREVDRDTIRQTLNTVNFRIGIENTEPENLIDYSLKTGITSFRDRYNASETDWATNFNGSVGITEKFIALIAADAFVTQRTDGPVDNRNLFRVKPTFKYSTSLLTVTAGVNAVNETDRRLGINRTRAFPVVELDVVPVGSFHFFAGVDGDIARNTLRSLLNENRWLSPQVVLANTEKTLDLYGGSKGDLGGGFTYEAKVSYGQYRNFYAFNNTWADTSRFSVLYDGGNARVLNISGQLGYTYKDLFRSTLKVDVYDYALSRLEEAWHRPRQTGVWSNSLIVNKKLFVTTDLYHYSGIRSKNFASGRVVTLPAIWDLNMKIDYFLGKQVSAFVSLNNILGKNYERYLYYPQQGLNFLGGVSYSF from the coding sequence ATGCCTTCTGAAGTCCGCGCCCAGCAGCCCGGACGACCGACCCCGCCGCGGCAGGGAGAAATCGACAACCAGGAGATCACCATCGAGAAAAACCGCAAGATTGAACTGCCCGCCGCCAACCGGGTCTTCAACAAAATTCCTTCCCTGAAGGCGAACCCGGACCAGAAGAAGGTGACCTACGAGTTTACCGACCGACCGCTGGCCGTGGGCGATCCGAGGTTGTCGCCTGTGGCTTTGCCGGTTCAGTCCGGCAAAGCGGAGAATACGCCGCTTTTCAACAACTACGTGAAGCTGGGGGCCGGTAATTACGGTTCCTTCCTCGGAGAAGCGTTCGGGAGCACGGCGGTGTCGGAAAACATCATGGTCGATGGCTCTTTTCGGCATTTATCGTCGTCCATTGGTCCGGTGGATGGGAAGAATTCCGCAACCAGCGAGAACCGTCTGAAATTGAACGGCGCCTATCTGACCAATTCGGCGCAGATTACCGCCAACCTGGGTTACGACCGGGATGCATTCTACTTCTACGGCTATCGGCGGCCCCGCGAGGTAGACCGGGATACCATTCGGCAGACGCTCAATACGGTCAACTTCCGGATCGGGATCGAAAACACGGAGCCGGAAAACCTGATCGATTACTCGCTGAAAACCGGCATCACGTCGTTCCGGGACCGTTACAACGCTTCCGAGACGGACTGGGCGACCAATTTCAACGGGTCGGTCGGCATTACCGAAAAGTTTATCGCCCTCATTGCCGCGGATGCTTTCGTGACGCAGCGCACGGATGGTCCGGTGGATAACCGCAATCTGTTCCGGGTCAAACCGACCTTCAAGTACAGTACCTCCCTGCTGACGGTCACCGCCGGCGTCAACGCCGTGAACGAAACCGACCGCCGACTGGGCATCAACCGGACCCGGGCGTTTCCCGTGGTTGAACTCGACGTAGTTCCGGTGGGGAGCTTCCATTTTTTCGCGGGCGTGGATGGGGATATTGCCCGAAATACGCTGCGCAGCCTGCTGAACGAAAACCGCTGGCTTTCGCCGCAGGTGGTTCTGGCCAATACGGAGAAGACGCTGGATCTCTACGGCGGTTCGAAGGGCGACCTGGGCGGAGGATTTACCTATGAAGCCAAGGTTTCCTACGGGCAGTACCGTAACTTTTACGCCTTCAACAATACCTGGGCGGATACCTCGCGTTTCTCAGTCCTCTATGACGGGGGAAATGCCCGGGTCCTGAACATCTCCGGTCAGCTGGGTTACACCTATAAGGACCTGTTCCGGTCAACCCTGAAAGTGGATGTGTACGACTATGCCCTTAGCCGCCTGGAGGAGGCCTGGCACCGGCCCCGGCAAACGGGCGTCTGGTCGAATTCACTGATCGTCAACAAAAAGCTTTTCGTCACCACGGATTTGTACCATTACAGCGGGATCCGGTCGAAGAACTTTGCGAGCGGACGAGTGGTAACGTTGCCGGCTATCTGGGATCTGAATATGAAGATTGATTACTTCCTCGGCAAGCAGGTCTCTGCTTTTGTGTCGTTAAATAACATCCTCGGAAAAAATTACGAGCGCTATTTGTATTATCCTCAACAGGGGCTTAACTTTCTCGGCGGAGTTTCCTACTCGTTCTGA
- the gap gene encoding type I glyceraldehyde-3-phosphate dehydrogenase — protein sequence MSKIKVAINGFGRIGRLSFRRLLEKENVEIVAINDLTDNATLAHLLKYDSIHGKFNGTVTSDSDSITVNGVRIHAYAERDPQNLPWAQLGCDVVLESTGRFVDEAGAGKHLTAGAKKVVISAPAKGNIPTVVLGVNDDTLTGTETIVSNASCTTNCLAPMAKILDDTFGIEKGYMTTIHAYTADQNLQDAPHSDLRRARAAALSIVPTSTGAAKAVGLVLPHLKGKLDGNAMRVPVPDGSITDFTVILKREATVEEINNAVKAAAEGPMKGILEYCVDEIVSTDIVGNPHSCIFDSKLTSANGTLVKVVGWYDNEFGYSSRIADLIARLA from the coding sequence ATGAGCAAAATTAAAGTTGCCATTAATGGATTCGGTCGTATTGGCCGTCTCTCCTTTCGTCGGCTGTTAGAAAAAGAAAATGTTGAAATTGTCGCTATCAATGACCTTACCGATAATGCGACCTTAGCCCATCTTTTGAAATATGATTCCATTCATGGCAAGTTCAACGGAACCGTAACTTCCGATAGCGATAGCATTACCGTAAATGGTGTCCGTATCCATGCGTATGCAGAGCGTGATCCCCAGAACCTACCCTGGGCTCAGTTAGGTTGCGACGTGGTTCTTGAGTCTACCGGCCGTTTCGTGGACGAAGCCGGTGCAGGCAAACACTTGACTGCCGGTGCCAAGAAAGTGGTTATCTCCGCCCCTGCAAAGGGAAACATCCCGACGGTAGTACTGGGAGTAAACGACGATACGCTGACGGGAACTGAAACCATCGTTTCCAACGCTTCCTGCACGACGAACTGTCTTGCCCCGATGGCGAAAATTCTGGACGATACGTTCGGAATTGAAAAAGGGTACATGACAACCATCCACGCTTACACGGCAGACCAGAACCTTCAGGATGCTCCCCACTCGGATCTGCGTCGTGCCCGTGCTGCTGCCTTATCCATCGTACCGACCTCAACGGGCGCTGCTAAAGCCGTTGGACTCGTCCTGCCTCACCTGAAAGGCAAACTCGACGGCAACGCGATGCGCGTACCTGTCCCCGACGGTTCGATCACGGACTTTACGGTTATCCTGAAGCGGGAAGCTACGGTTGAAGAAATTAACAATGCCGTTAAGGCCGCTGCGGAAGGCCCGATGAAAGGCATTCTGGAGTATTGTGTAGACGAAATTGTATCTACCGACATCGTAGGCAACCCCCACTCCTGCATCTTTGACTCGAAGCTGACCAGCGCAAACGGTACGCTCGTGAAAGTGGTAGGCTGGTATGACAACGAGTTCGGTTATTCAAGCCGGATCGCTGACCTCATCGCGCGTTTGGCCTAA
- a CDS encoding bifunctional folylpolyglutamate synthase/dihydrofolate synthase has product MTYSESIEYLYSRLPVFHRVGAKAIKPGLGNIIRLCQALGNPQEKLKYIHVGGTNGKGSSSHLLASVLQCAGYRTGLYTSPHLKSFTERIRINGVSIAEERVAEFVKRHQNLIEEIEPSFFEITLALAFDEFARQQVDIAVMEVGLGGRLDSTNIITPVVSLITNIGWDHADVLGDTLEAIAFEKAGIIKPNVAAVISQRSSDTDFVFQQSANEKGARLLFAEDVYRVVPATGAPVLDTRRFEVWKQGEPWGEIESGLLGEYQQRNLGGVLATLDEIQMVYPVPREAILKGVREVVSLTGLKGRWQILQKEPMVICDTAHNEPGLSSVFSALSRLSFSGLHIVVGFVKDKDLERVIALFPEEATYYFTQPRIPRALPVQELAQVMAARGLAGSLYADVNEALEAAVSRAGNNDCILVTGSTYLVAELNKL; this is encoded by the coding sequence ATGACCTATTCGGAAAGTATCGAATACCTGTACAGTCGACTCCCGGTTTTTCACCGGGTAGGTGCCAAAGCCATTAAGCCGGGACTGGGCAATATCATCCGGCTCTGCCAGGCGCTGGGTAATCCGCAGGAAAAACTAAAGTATATCCACGTCGGAGGAACGAACGGGAAGGGCAGCTCTTCCCATCTGCTGGCGTCCGTACTGCAATGCGCGGGGTACCGGACCGGGCTTTATACCTCTCCCCATCTGAAGTCTTTTACCGAGCGAATCCGGATTAACGGCGTATCGATCGCCGAGGAGCGGGTCGCGGAGTTTGTGAAGCGGCATCAGAACCTGATCGAAGAGATTGAACCTTCTTTCTTCGAGATAACCCTGGCCCTGGCTTTTGACGAATTTGCGCGGCAGCAGGTAGACATTGCCGTGATGGAGGTAGGACTGGGCGGGCGTCTTGATTCAACCAACATCATTACTCCGGTGGTCTCGTTGATTACCAACATCGGCTGGGACCACGCGGATGTGCTGGGGGATACCCTCGAAGCGATCGCCTTTGAAAAAGCCGGCATCATCAAGCCAAATGTTGCAGCCGTGATCAGCCAGCGAAGCAGCGACACCGATTTTGTTTTTCAACAATCCGCTAATGAAAAAGGGGCGAGGCTTCTCTTTGCCGAGGATGTTTACCGGGTAGTACCTGCTACCGGGGCGCCTGTTTTGGATACAAGGCGTTTCGAGGTCTGGAAGCAGGGGGAGCCGTGGGGTGAAATCGAATCAGGCTTACTGGGGGAGTATCAGCAACGCAATCTGGGTGGGGTTCTGGCTACGCTTGACGAAATACAGATGGTTTATCCGGTCCCCAGGGAGGCCATACTGAAAGGCGTTCGTGAAGTCGTGTCGCTGACCGGTCTGAAAGGGCGATGGCAGATTCTGCAAAAGGAGCCTATGGTGATTTGTGACACCGCCCATAACGAACCGGGCCTTTCTTCGGTGTTTTCAGCGCTCTCACGGCTTTCTTTTTCCGGACTGCATATTGTGGTGGGGTTTGTGAAAGATAAGGACCTGGAGCGGGTTATAGCTCTTTTTCCGGAAGAGGCGACGTATTATTTCACCCAGCCCCGGATTCCCCGGGCGTTGCCTGTTCAGGAACTGGCTCAAGTCATGGCCGCAAGAGGGTTGGCCGGCTCTTTGTATGCGGATGTAAATGAGGCCCTGGAAGCGGCAGTATCCCGGGCTGGTAACAATGATTGTATCCTGGTCACGGGTAGTACGTACCTGGTGGCTGAATTAAACAAGTTATAA
- a CDS encoding HU domain-containing protein — translation MLPVSDYIKKLLFQYDCVVVPELGGFILRHLPAEFAEGMAMYLPPRKKVAFNAALKLDDGLLISYMMLHESCSREEALRHIRAFVEEIKTQIRNAGSFQLEGVGLFTHNEEGHLQFDPELRHNFLGECFGFQPVPAAAVAVPVEESVTPGETVKEEAEATVLEHPALRTVRAPYWRWVAAVLLVGSVGVMSYFTFSRVPGQLASSLNPFDLVWTVRDLSPAVQEEKPAAPVVKKIPVKAASVPVAAEPVVVKPVASAPVPSVVSAAPVIKAVPVGTPDVVKPAETLKFRYLAIAGSFSSKKNARKFQRQLRRKGYETAFIVNPEAKRGLIKVAAFGFNKRSEAEADLARIAEFTGTEAWISRN, via the coding sequence ATGCTACCTGTATCGGATTATATCAAAAAGCTGCTGTTCCAGTATGACTGTGTGGTTGTGCCGGAACTGGGCGGCTTTATCCTTCGGCATTTGCCCGCGGAGTTTGCCGAGGGTATGGCAATGTACCTGCCGCCGCGGAAGAAAGTCGCTTTCAATGCCGCTCTAAAACTCGATGACGGCCTGCTGATCAGCTACATGATGCTGCACGAGTCCTGCTCCCGCGAGGAGGCGCTGAGGCACATTCGGGCGTTTGTGGAGGAAATCAAAACCCAGATCCGGAATGCGGGCTCGTTTCAGCTGGAAGGGGTTGGGCTCTTTACTCATAACGAAGAAGGACACCTGCAGTTCGATCCCGAATTACGGCATAACTTTCTGGGCGAATGCTTCGGGTTTCAGCCTGTTCCGGCCGCTGCCGTGGCGGTGCCTGTGGAAGAAAGTGTCACTCCCGGAGAAACCGTGAAGGAAGAAGCAGAGGCGACGGTTCTGGAACATCCGGCCCTGCGGACGGTCCGGGCGCCTTACTGGCGCTGGGTCGCGGCGGTCCTGCTGGTCGGGTCTGTGGGGGTGATGAGTTACTTTACGTTTAGCCGTGTCCCGGGCCAGCTGGCTTCCAGCCTGAACCCGTTTGATCTGGTCTGGACGGTTCGTGATTTGTCTCCCGCTGTTCAGGAAGAAAAGCCCGCCGCTCCGGTGGTTAAAAAGATACCGGTCAAAGCAGCATCCGTTCCTGTGGCAGCCGAACCCGTCGTGGTCAAGCCCGTAGCTTCAGCACCCGTACCGTCGGTGGTATCGGCGGCTCCAGTAATAAAGGCCGTGCCTGTCGGGACGCCGGACGTCGTTAAGCCTGCCGAGACCCTTAAATTCAGGTACCTGGCCATCGCGGGGAGCTTTTCGAGTAAGAAGAACGCGCGGAAGTTTCAGCGCCAGCTCCGTCGCAAAGGATACGAAACCGCATTCATCGTTAATCCGGAAGCAAAAAGGGGCTTGATCAAAGTAGCGGCCTTTGGATTCAACAAACGGTCGGAAGCAGAAGCGGATCTGGCCCGGATTGCCGAATTCACGGGAACAGAAGCGTGGATCAGCCGAAATTAA